In Streptomyces pluripotens, the genomic window GCTCGCACGACCGGGCGCAGCACCGGGGCGGCGCGACGGGCCACAGCGAAGCCGGTCCGCCCGGACGTGGCGATGACGGCCTCCACAACTGCCGTGCGCGGCTGTCCGCCGGCGTCCGGCCCGAGCGGGGTGGCGTGCGTCTCCACCACGGAGCCCTCCCCTTCGCCCGCCGTGATCCGCATGACGACGGTGCGCGGGCCGGGAGCGGTGAACACCGCGCGGACCGGGACGACGAGTCGCCCCGCCACTTTGAAGGACACGTCCACCGTGAACGAGTCGTCCTCCTCGCCCCGGGTGGGGGCTCGGACCACAGCCAGGTCGACGAAGGAGTACGGGTGGAACCAGGCACCGTGCCAGGGGTCGAGGCGGTTGGCGACCACGTCCTCCGGTTCGCAGGCGCCGACCCTGGTGTAGACGGCCGTCAGCGCCGCGGCCACCATCGGGCGCTCCGGCACCGCCGGGCGGTCTACGGGCTGTTCTCCCCCGACCTCGTCCAGCCGCACCCAGACCAGTACCCCGTCGTCATGGGCCGGCCACGGCTCCCAGCCGGCGAACGGCCCTCCGTCCAGGGCGAGCCCGTGCCAGCGGCACACCAGGGTGCCGCAGCGCACCGGGCTGTCCCCTAGGGGCGCCCCCAGGTGCGGACAGCTGCCCGGCCCGGCCACCAGACGCCCCTCTCCGTTCCGCCACAGGACGACCTCCCGCCCGGCCACGGAGCGGGCCATCGGGCGGTCGGGGCGCAGCGCGCGGGAGGCACCGACGACGTACCAGTTACCGGTGGGGCGGGCCTGGGCGCGTGCGAGTGCGTCGGCGATCAGCGCGGGGCTCGCTTCGCGCCAGGTGGGGCGCTGGCGTTCCCAGGCGACGGGGGCGCGGCGCAGGCTCACCGGCACACGACGGCGACGCGACGGTGGGACGGGGCTCACACGATCTCCTCGTGGCGGACCGGTGCGTG contains:
- a CDS encoding DUF5914 domain-containing protein; the protein is MSPVPPSRRRRVPVSLRRAPVAWERQRPTWREASPALIADALARAQARPTGNWYVVGASRALRPDRPMARSVAGREVVLWRNGEGRLVAGPGSCPHLGAPLGDSPVRCGTLVCRWHGLALDGGPFAGWEPWPAHDDGVLVWVRLDEVGGEQPVDRPAVPERPMVAAALTAVYTRVGACEPEDVVANRLDPWHGAWFHPYSFVDLAVVRAPTRGEEDDSFTVDVSFKVAGRLVVPVRAVFTAPGPRTVVMRITAGEGEGSVVETHATPLGPDAGGQPRTAVVEAVIATSGRTGFAVARRAAPVLRPVVRAVAGRLWRDDLAYAERRWALRSAGRFPG